In Brevundimonas subvibrioides, a genomic segment contains:
- the ettA gene encoding energy-dependent translational throttle protein EttA → MAQQYIFQMQGLTKTFPGGKKIFENIWLSFYNDAKIGVVGVNGSGKSTLLKIMAGIDPEFSGEAKAADGVKRGYLEQEPHLDEALNVRENVEAWCEEKQWVNRFNAIAMEMAENYSDELMEEMTSLQEKIDAGDVWDIDSRIEMAMDALRCPPDDWAVTNLSGGEKRRVALARLLLSKPDMLLLDEPTNHLDAESVAWLQHHLEAFPGCVILVTHDRYFLDLVTKWTLELDRGKGIPYEGNYSGWLEQKQKRVVQEQSESEARQRALTRELEWVRSGAKARQAKSKARLAAYERMVTEQESLRGAQTHAHIQIPPGPRLGNVVLEVEGLQKSYGDKLLFDNLTFKLPPNGIVGVIGPNGAGKSTMFKLITGQETPDGGSIKVGETVKLAYVDQSRDALDPNKTIWEEISGGTDVMMVGKREINTRAYVGSFNFKGGDQQKKVGQLSGGERNRVHLAKTLATGGNLILLDEPTNDLDIETLQNLEEALEEFAGCAVVISHDRWFLDRLATHILAFEGDSHVEWFEGNFEAYEEDKKRRLGTDALIPHRIKFQKFGR, encoded by the coding sequence ATGGCGCAGCAATACATTTTCCAGATGCAGGGTCTGACCAAGACCTTTCCCGGCGGCAAGAAGATCTTCGAGAACATCTGGCTGAGCTTCTACAACGACGCCAAGATCGGCGTCGTCGGGGTCAATGGCTCGGGCAAATCGACCCTGCTGAAGATCATGGCCGGCATCGACCCGGAGTTCAGCGGCGAGGCCAAGGCCGCCGACGGCGTCAAACGCGGCTATCTGGAACAGGAACCCCACCTGGACGAGGCCCTGAATGTCCGCGAGAACGTCGAGGCCTGGTGCGAGGAGAAGCAGTGGGTCAATCGCTTCAACGCCATCGCCATGGAGATGGCCGAAAACTACTCCGACGAACTGATGGAGGAGATGACCTCGCTCCAGGAGAAGATCGACGCCGGCGACGTCTGGGACATCGACAGCCGCATCGAGATGGCCATGGACGCCCTGCGCTGCCCGCCCGATGACTGGGCGGTGACCAACCTGTCCGGCGGCGAAAAGCGCCGCGTCGCCCTGGCGCGCCTGCTGCTGTCCAAGCCCGACATGCTGCTGCTGGACGAACCGACCAACCACCTCGACGCCGAGAGCGTCGCCTGGCTGCAGCACCACCTGGAGGCCTTCCCGGGCTGCGTCATCCTGGTGACCCACGACCGCTATTTCCTGGACCTGGTGACCAAGTGGACGCTGGAGCTCGATCGCGGAAAGGGCATTCCCTACGAGGGCAACTACTCCGGCTGGCTGGAGCAGAAGCAGAAGCGCGTCGTCCAGGAGCAATCGGAATCCGAGGCCCGTCAGCGCGCCCTGACCCGCGAACTGGAATGGGTGCGCTCCGGTGCCAAGGCCCGTCAGGCCAAGTCCAAGGCGCGTCTGGCGGCCTATGAGCGGATGGTGACCGAGCAGGAGAGCCTGCGCGGGGCCCAGACCCACGCCCACATCCAGATCCCGCCCGGACCGCGTCTGGGCAATGTCGTGCTGGAGGTCGAGGGGCTGCAGAAGTCGTATGGCGACAAGCTGCTGTTCGACAACCTGACCTTCAAGCTGCCGCCCAACGGCATCGTCGGCGTCATCGGCCCGAACGGCGCCGGCAAATCGACCATGTTCAAGCTGATCACCGGCCAGGAAACGCCGGACGGCGGGAGCATCAAGGTGGGGGAGACGGTCAAGCTGGCCTATGTCGACCAGTCGCGCGACGCGCTGGACCCGAATAAGACCATCTGGGAAGAGATCAGTGGCGGCACCGATGTGATGATGGTCGGCAAGCGCGAGATCAACACCCGCGCCTATGTCGGCAGCTTCAACTTCAAGGGCGGCGACCAGCAGAAGAAGGTCGGTCAGCTGTCGGGCGGTGAGCGCAACCGCGTCCACCTGGCCAAGACCCTGGCGACCGGCGGCAATCTGATCCTGCTCGACGAACCGACCAACGACCTGGACATCGAGACCCTTCAGAACCTGGAAGAGGCGCTGGAGGAGTTCGCCGGCTGCGCCGTGGTCATCTCCCACGACCGCTGGTTCCTCGACCGTCTGGCCACCCACATCCTGGCCTTCGAGGGCGACAGCCACGTCGAATGGTTCGAGGGCAATTTCGAAGCCTATGAAGAGGACAAGAAGCGCCGCCTCGGCACCGACGCCCTGATCCCGCATCGGATCAAGTTCCAGAAGTTCGGGCGGTAA
- a CDS encoding DUF1109 domain-containing protein gives MKTEDLIDALAVDLPPSGRREIERRLLLRLIPAGLAVLAGVGLWLGFRSDLATAMIGPTFWAKAAYTGGLAFAAFWLLARLGRPGASAKAPLMVLAALLAAVAALAIFELVTMPMPERMPALMGDSARVCAPNILLLSALAAPFVFWTARAFAPTRPALAGAAAGLLTAGLATTLYGLHCPEHTAPFVAVWYSLGMGLATGIGAIAGRFVFRW, from the coding sequence ATGAAGACTGAAGACCTGATCGACGCCCTGGCCGTCGACCTGCCGCCGTCCGGCCGCCGCGAGATCGAGCGCCGCCTGCTGCTGCGGCTGATCCCCGCCGGCCTCGCGGTGCTGGCCGGCGTCGGGCTTTGGCTCGGGTTCCGCAGCGATCTGGCCACCGCCATGATCGGCCCGACCTTCTGGGCCAAGGCGGCCTATACGGGCGGCCTGGCTTTCGCCGCCTTCTGGCTGCTGGCGCGTCTTGGCCGTCCCGGTGCGAGCGCGAAAGCGCCGCTGATGGTTCTGGCCGCCCTGCTGGCGGCCGTCGCGGCGCTCGCGATCTTCGAGCTGGTCACCATGCCGATGCCGGAACGGATGCCCGCCCTGATGGGCGACAGCGCCCGGGTCTGCGCGCCCAACATCCTGCTGCTCAGCGCCCTGGCGGCCCCGTTCGTCTTCTGGACCGCCCGCGCCTTCGCGCCGACGCGCCCCGCTCTGGCGGGGGCGGCCGCCGGGCTCCTGACGGCCGGGCTGGCCACGACCCTGTACGGACTGCACTGCCCCGAACACACGGCGCCGTTCGTCGCCGTCTGGTATTCGCTGGGCATGGGGCTGGCGACGGGCATCGGAGCCATCGCGGGACGGTTCGTGTTTCGCTGGTAG
- a CDS encoding tRNA1(Val) (adenine(37)-N6)-methyltransferase, producing the protein MTVASPPSEAQPPAEPTENALLGGRVRLLQARDGYRAGMDAALLAAAVPARPGERVLEAGCGVGAVLTQIAARRSGVLLTGVERDAAAVDLGGRNVILNGLQDRMVVSHGDVAAGFAALELARFDWAVSNPPFFDDEAALRAPSPAKRSAWIADDGLAVWTRFLTDGTRDGGRIVIIHRADRLADLLALLGERCGSFAIQPIQPFADQPAKRVLIQAIRGGRAPLRLLPALVLHDRSGAKHTAEVEAILRGEADIAL; encoded by the coding sequence GTGACCGTCGCATCTCCACCGTCCGAGGCCCAGCCGCCCGCCGAACCCACCGAGAACGCCCTGCTGGGCGGAAGGGTTCGTCTGTTGCAGGCCCGCGACGGCTATCGCGCGGGGATGGACGCCGCCCTGCTGGCCGCGGCCGTGCCGGCGAGGCCGGGCGAGCGGGTGCTGGAAGCCGGATGCGGGGTCGGTGCCGTCCTGACCCAGATCGCAGCGCGCCGGTCCGGCGTTCTGCTGACCGGGGTCGAGCGCGACGCGGCGGCGGTCGATCTGGGTGGGCGGAACGTCATCCTGAACGGCCTGCAAGACCGGATGGTCGTGAGCCACGGCGACGTCGCCGCCGGTTTCGCGGCGCTGGAACTCGCCCGGTTCGACTGGGCCGTCAGCAATCCCCCCTTCTTCGATGACGAAGCCGCCCTTCGCGCGCCCTCCCCCGCGAAACGCAGCGCCTGGATCGCCGACGACGGACTGGCGGTCTGGACGCGATTCCTGACCGACGGCACCCGCGACGGCGGCCGGATCGTGATCATCCACCGCGCTGACCGCCTGGCCGACCTGCTGGCCCTGCTGGGCGAGCGTTGCGGGTCGTTCGCCATCCAGCCGATCCAGCCGTTCGCGGACCAGCCTGCGAAGCGGGTCCTGATCCAGGCCATCCGCGGCGGCCGCGCCCCCTTGCGGCTGCTGCCCGCCCTCGTCCTGCACGACCGGTCCGGGGCCAAGCATACCGCCGAGGTGGAGGCGATTCTCCGCGGCGAAGCGGATATCGCCCTGTGA
- a CDS encoding metal-dependent hydrolase family protein, translated as MRLILFLAALLFALPAQAQEALLLRPDRVFDGVDPRPHAGWTVLLRGNRIEAAGPDVAVPADARVIDLPGQTLMPGMIEGHSHLFLHPYNETPWDDQVLHEPLALRTARAVNHARATLMAGFTTVRDLGTEGAGYADVGLRRAINEGIVPGPRMLVATRAIVATGAYGPKGFEPGVEVPLGAEEADGTDLVRVVRSQIGAGADLIKLYADYRWGPGEPSRPTFSQAELTEAVEAAHSAGRQVAVHAGTAEGMRRAILAGADTLEHGDAGTPEIFRLMARHGTALCPTLAATESITRYRGWDGAEPAPQNVLTKREAFAAARAAGVAICMGGDVGVYAHGDNALEMELMVAAGMPAAEVLIAATSGNAAIFDLTDRGAIRPGLLADLVAVEGDPTTRIAAVRRVRLVIKDGEIVEP; from the coding sequence ATGCGCCTGATCCTTTTCCTCGCCGCCCTTCTGTTCGCCCTGCCCGCACAGGCACAGGAGGCGTTGCTGCTGCGCCCCGACCGGGTCTTCGACGGCGTCGATCCCCGCCCTCATGCGGGGTGGACTGTCCTGCTGCGCGGGAACCGGATCGAGGCCGCCGGCCCGGACGTCGCGGTCCCTGCCGACGCTCGCGTCATCGACCTGCCGGGCCAGACCCTGATGCCGGGGATGATCGAGGGTCATTCGCACCTGTTCCTGCACCCGTACAACGAGACGCCGTGGGACGATCAGGTGCTGCACGAGCCGCTTGCCCTGCGGACCGCGCGGGCCGTGAATCATGCACGCGCCACCCTGATGGCCGGCTTCACCACCGTGCGCGACCTGGGCACCGAGGGCGCGGGCTATGCCGATGTCGGACTGCGCCGCGCGATCAATGAAGGCATCGTGCCGGGGCCGCGCATGCTGGTCGCCACCCGGGCGATCGTTGCCACCGGGGCCTACGGGCCAAAGGGATTCGAGCCCGGCGTCGAGGTGCCGCTGGGGGCCGAGGAGGCCGACGGCACGGACCTGGTCCGCGTGGTCCGCAGCCAGATCGGGGCCGGAGCCGACCTGATCAAACTGTATGCCGACTATCGCTGGGGTCCCGGCGAACCCAGCCGCCCGACCTTCTCGCAAGCCGAACTGACCGAGGCGGTCGAGGCCGCCCATTCCGCAGGCCGTCAGGTCGCGGTCCATGCCGGAACAGCCGAGGGCATGCGTCGCGCGATCCTCGCCGGTGCCGACACCCTCGAACACGGCGATGCAGGAACACCGGAGATTTTCCGCCTAATGGCCCGGCACGGCACGGCCCTGTGCCCCACCCTGGCGGCGACCGAATCGATCACCCGCTATCGCGGCTGGGACGGGGCCGAGCCCGCGCCGCAGAACGTCCTGACCAAGCGGGAAGCCTTCGCAGCCGCCCGCGCCGCCGGGGTCGCGATCTGCATGGGGGGTGACGTCGGGGTCTATGCCCATGGCGACAATGCACTCGAGATGGAACTCATGGTGGCCGCCGGGATGCCCGCCGCCGAGGTTCTGATCGCCGCAACCTCGGGCAATGCCGCGATCTTCGACCTGACCGATCGCGGAGCGATCCGGCCCGGTCTGCTGGCGGACCTCGTGGCCGTCGAGGGGGACCCGACCACCCGGATCGCTGCCGTTCGCAGGGTCCGGCTGGTGATCAAGGACGGTGAGATCGTCGAGCCCTGA
- a CDS encoding SDR family NAD(P)-dependent oxidoreductase translates to MPDAEPAARATFPGVCLVTGAASGIGAATARRLAADGASALVLVDRNGEALHALGDELEQASGIALHLCHQDILSEDGWDGIEHTVRHQWGGLDSVVANAGVSDAGSIAELSLEAWRSVLSVNLDGTFLTLRTALRLLRDGGSVVVVSSASAVKAQPGTAAYGASKAAGLQLARVAAREGAMRGIRVNAILPGGVETPIWQSVPAFSDLVAETGSEQAAFDRMASFATPLGHYAKPDEIAGQIAFLLSPAARSMTGSALVVDGGYML, encoded by the coding sequence ATGCCTGACGCCGAACCCGCCGCACGCGCAACCTTTCCCGGCGTCTGCCTCGTCACCGGGGCCGCGTCCGGCATCGGTGCGGCGACGGCCAGACGTCTGGCCGCAGATGGCGCCTCGGCACTGGTGCTGGTCGACCGGAACGGCGAGGCGCTTCATGCCCTTGGTGACGAGCTGGAGCAGGCCTCGGGGATCGCCCTCCATCTGTGCCATCAGGACATTCTCAGCGAAGACGGCTGGGATGGCATAGAACATACCGTCAGGCACCAGTGGGGCGGACTGGACAGCGTTGTGGCCAATGCGGGTGTTTCCGACGCAGGGTCCATCGCCGAGCTTTCGCTTGAGGCCTGGCGATCGGTCCTGTCCGTGAACCTGGACGGCACGTTCCTGACGCTGCGAACGGCCCTGCGCCTCTTGCGGGATGGAGGGTCGGTGGTGGTGGTGTCCTCCGCCTCTGCCGTCAAGGCACAGCCGGGCACGGCCGCCTATGGCGCATCCAAGGCCGCCGGACTTCAACTGGCCCGCGTGGCTGCAAGGGAGGGCGCGATGCGGGGCATCCGGGTCAATGCAATCCTGCCCGGCGGGGTCGAAACGCCGATCTGGCAGAGTGTTCCGGCCTTCAGCGACCTGGTCGCGGAAACCGGATCGGAACAGGCCGCCTTCGACAGGATGGCCAGTTTCGCCACACCGCTGGGTCACTATGCCAAACCCGACGAGATCGCAGGCCAGATCGCCTTCCTGCTGTCGCCCGCCGCCCGCTCCATGACCGGTTCTGCGCTTGTCGTGGACGGGGGTTACATGCTCTGA
- a CDS encoding TIGR02466 family protein, translating into MSLRPLFVTQVYEATLAATPGFESFNAGLSDACRMLAIEDGAGRAWCKAHGYRGYTSYGSLNDLPQRLPEFAELKKHLDRHALAYARALNFDLARKPRLDTMWVNILKPGGGHSGHIHPHAFLSGTVYVEVPDGASALKLEDPRLPMMMARPGVDPDAPQSEQPFVYLAPRAGTVLMWESWLRHEVPMNAARSDRISISFNYA; encoded by the coding sequence ATGTCCCTGCGCCCCCTCTTCGTCACCCAGGTCTATGAGGCCACCCTGGCCGCCACACCGGGGTTCGAATCCTTCAACGCCGGCCTTTCCGACGCCTGCCGCATGCTGGCCATCGAGGACGGGGCCGGCCGGGCCTGGTGCAAGGCGCACGGCTATCGCGGCTATACCTCCTACGGCTCATTGAACGACCTGCCCCAGCGCCTGCCCGAGTTCGCCGAGCTGAAGAAGCATCTGGACCGCCACGCCCTGGCCTATGCCCGTGCTCTGAATTTCGACCTGGCCAGGAAGCCCCGGCTCGACACCATGTGGGTCAATATCCTGAAGCCCGGTGGGGGCCATTCCGGCCATATCCATCCGCACGCCTTCCTGTCCGGCACCGTCTATGTCGAGGTCCCCGACGGCGCCTCGGCCCTGAAGCTGGAGGATCCCCGCCTGCCGATGATGATGGCCCGCCCCGGCGTCGATCCCGATGCGCCGCAGTCCGAGCAGCCGTTCGTCTATCTGGCTCCCCGGGCCGGCACCGTGCTGATGTGGGAAAGCTGGCTGCGGCACGAGGTGCCGATGAACGCGGCCAGGTCCGACCGAATCTCCATCAGTTTCAACTATGCCTGA
- the mdoH gene encoding glucans biosynthesis glucosyltransferase MdoH yields MSGQGSTARVYQSDDQVEIFSAFTGVSGWLPEQAPLAMPRQTFDDADRQVTARLETRPDGLLTRRFIVFGATVVVALLALIAPVILCAREGFQPLEILALAIFAVLILAIACWFCSTFAGLVVMLTGREQDDMDFAPYPPLPTRRTALLMPLYNEDARAALARLGALDASLARLGASDAFDLFVLSDSTRDEAAIAELSACMALRAHAGSQLYYRRRTENIERKAGNIADWTRTFGGAYDFMIVLDADSTMAGETVLRLVDAMERNPGVGLIQTAPTIIKAQTLFARVSQFGVRLYGRVAAAGLAWWAGSEASYWGHNAILRTRAFADCAGLPELEGRKPFGGHIMSHDVVEAALLRRAGWAVHVTAALDGSCEETPPTLTDFIRRDHRWCQGNLQHLALIGAPGLNPISRLQLAMGCMAYLSSPLWLASLIVGMAMQLQGPVDWTSFFYILNPQFSPFMLASLLGGVMLMGPKLMGFILVLTRPGERKAFGGTRQILKGMALEIALSAALAPILMVANTIAVIKIVSGHDAGWSAQQRSADGLAWKDAFTAMRWQMVTGVMFAAGLFIRPDLATWFAPIVLPLLFAAPIAVFTSRRAVGEAFGRKGWMVTPDEDAVAVSPAVLFPATRPVAEIEPARAFG; encoded by the coding sequence ATGAGCGGCCAAGGCTCGACGGCACGTGTCTATCAGTCCGATGACCAGGTCGAGATCTTTTCGGCCTTCACCGGTGTCAGCGGCTGGCTGCCTGAGCAGGCCCCGCTTGCGATGCCGCGCCAGACGTTCGACGACGCCGACCGTCAGGTGACCGCTCGCCTAGAGACGCGTCCGGACGGGCTGCTGACCCGTCGGTTCATCGTCTTCGGGGCCACGGTCGTCGTGGCTCTGCTGGCCCTGATCGCGCCCGTGATCTTGTGCGCGCGCGAAGGGTTTCAGCCGCTCGAGATCCTGGCCCTGGCCATCTTCGCCGTCCTGATCCTGGCCATCGCCTGCTGGTTCTGCAGCACCTTCGCGGGCCTCGTGGTCATGCTGACGGGCCGCGAGCAGGACGACATGGATTTCGCGCCCTATCCGCCGCTGCCGACGCGCCGGACGGCCTTGCTGATGCCGCTCTACAACGAGGACGCCCGCGCGGCCCTGGCCCGCCTCGGCGCGCTCGATGCCTCCCTGGCCCGCCTGGGGGCTTCGGACGCCTTCGACCTGTTCGTGCTCAGCGATTCGACAAGGGACGAGGCCGCCATTGCCGAACTGTCAGCCTGCATGGCCCTGCGCGCTCACGCCGGCAGCCAGCTCTACTATCGCCGCCGGACCGAGAACATCGAACGCAAGGCCGGCAACATCGCCGACTGGACCCGCACCTTCGGCGGTGCCTACGACTTCATGATCGTGCTGGATGCCGACTCGACCATGGCCGGCGAGACCGTGCTGCGTCTGGTCGACGCCATGGAGCGCAACCCCGGCGTCGGCCTGATCCAGACCGCCCCGACCATCATCAAGGCCCAGACCCTGTTCGCGCGCGTGTCCCAGTTCGGCGTGCGCCTGTACGGCCGCGTCGCGGCTGCCGGCCTCGCCTGGTGGGCGGGTTCGGAGGCCAGCTACTGGGGCCACAACGCCATCCTGCGCACCCGCGCCTTCGCCGACTGCGCCGGCCTGCCCGAGCTTGAGGGCCGCAAGCCCTTCGGTGGCCACATCATGAGCCACGACGTCGTCGAGGCCGCCCTGCTGCGCCGCGCGGGCTGGGCCGTTCACGTCACGGCCGCTCTGGACGGCAGCTGCGAAGAGACGCCGCCGACCCTGACCGACTTCATCCGCCGTGATCACCGCTGGTGCCAGGGCAATCTGCAGCATCTGGCCCTGATCGGTGCCCCGGGTCTGAACCCCATCAGCCGCTTGCAACTGGCCATGGGCTGCATGGCCTATCTGTCGTCGCCGCTGTGGCTGGCCTCGCTGATCGTCGGCATGGCCATGCAGCTGCAGGGTCCGGTCGACTGGACGTCGTTCTTCTACATCCTGAACCCCCAGTTCTCGCCCTTCATGCTGGCTTCACTGCTGGGTGGCGTGATGCTGATGGGGCCCAAGCTGATGGGCTTTATTCTGGTCCTGACCCGTCCCGGCGAGCGCAAGGCCTTCGGCGGCACCCGTCAGATCCTCAAGGGCATGGCGCTGGAGATCGCCCTGTCGGCCGCCCTGGCCCCCATCCTGATGGTTGCCAACACCATCGCCGTCATCAAGATCGTCAGCGGCCATGACGCCGGCTGGTCGGCCCAGCAACGCAGCGCCGATGGCCTGGCCTGGAAGGATGCCTTCACCGCCATGCGCTGGCAGATGGTCACGGGCGTGATGTTCGCGGCCGGCCTGTTCATCCGTCCCGACCTGGCGACCTGGTTCGCCCCGATCGTCCTGCCGCTGCTGTTCGCCGCCCCGATCGCCGTCTTCACCTCGCGCCGCGCCGTGGGCGAGGCCTTCGGCCGCAAGGGCTGGATGGTCACCCCGGACGAGGACGCGGTCGCGGTGTCGCCTGCCGTGCTGTTCCCGGCGACGCGCCCGGTGGCCGAGATCGAACCGGCTCGCGCCTTCGGCTGA
- a CDS encoding sigma-70 family RNA polymerase sigma factor, translating to MTVTDREAHLQSLMLRGLDGDASAWRVLLTDLGAHLRPFFARRLFDGGADAEDLVQETLIAIHAKRTTWDRNQPFSGWAYAIARHKLIDHLRRRGRRPTHPLDEASELFADHTVEDGATRADLSRCLSLLPARQRRLIEDVRLKGLTVAEAAANHGYTLTAAKVSIHRSLKSLNARFAPASPDGGDHED from the coding sequence GTGACCGTGACCGACCGCGAAGCGCATCTTCAGTCCCTCATGCTGCGTGGCCTCGATGGCGACGCGAGCGCGTGGCGCGTGCTGCTGACCGATCTGGGCGCGCATCTGCGGCCCTTCTTCGCCCGTCGGCTGTTCGACGGGGGGGCGGATGCCGAGGACCTGGTGCAGGAAACCCTGATCGCCATCCATGCCAAGCGGACGACCTGGGACCGCAACCAGCCCTTCAGCGGATGGGCCTATGCGATCGCGCGGCACAAGCTGATCGACCATCTGCGCCGACGCGGCCGCCGCCCGACGCATCCGCTGGACGAGGCGTCGGAGCTGTTCGCCGACCATACGGTGGAGGACGGCGCGACCCGGGCCGACCTGTCGCGCTGCCTGTCCCTGCTGCCCGCCCGCCAGCGCCGCCTGATCGAGGACGTCCGCCTGAAGGGCCTGACCGTCGCCGAGGCCGCCGCCAATCACGGCTACACCCTGACCGCGGCCAAGGTCAGTATCCACCGCAGCCTGAAATCCCTGAACGCCCGCTTTGCGCCCGCGTCCCCCGACGGAGGCGACCATGAAGACTGA
- a CDS encoding DUF998 domain-containing protein: protein MTLAAIDRRKVARTLLSVGVAAPLVALLAVLVAAACYADFDHARQYLSELGGATATYPVIFNAGVLFAGVMTGFAGGGFGLAVVILTRSVVSAVLIGLLFVLAGIGLVISSLYAWPDPRHMAINLGLGIQLAPVFLLFALRNAAGFLRLKQFLLAAFLAMVVLTVMTKHMIFPGTVNDFNVGYWERAFAIVLVGWVGVAAWLLGRALDSDTASIDDA from the coding sequence ATGACCCTCGCGGCCATCGACCGGCGCAAGGTCGCGCGGACGCTGCTGTCCGTCGGGGTGGCCGCACCGCTCGTGGCGCTCCTGGCCGTGCTTGTCGCCGCCGCCTGCTACGCCGACTTCGATCATGCCCGTCAGTATCTCAGCGAACTGGGCGGCGCGACGGCGACCTATCCGGTGATCTTCAACGCCGGGGTCCTGTTCGCCGGGGTCATGACGGGGTTCGCGGGTGGGGGCTTCGGGCTGGCCGTCGTGATCCTGACCCGCTCGGTCGTATCGGCGGTCCTGATCGGTCTGCTGTTCGTGCTGGCGGGGATCGGCCTCGTGATTTCCAGCCTGTACGCATGGCCGGACCCGCGACACATGGCCATCAACCTGGGTCTGGGGATCCAGCTGGCGCCGGTGTTCCTGCTGTTTGCCTTGCGGAACGCAGCAGGGTTCCTTCGTCTCAAACAGTTCCTGCTCGCCGCCTTCCTCGCCATGGTCGTGCTGACGGTCATGACCAAACACATGATCTTTCCCGGAACAGTCAACGATTTCAACGTCGGCTACTGGGAACGGGCCTTTGCCATCGTGCTGGTCGGGTGGGTTGGCGTGGCGGCCTGGCTTCTCGGCAGAGCCCTGGATTCCGACACCGCATCGATCGACGACGCCTGA
- a CDS encoding polyprenyl synthetase family protein, with translation MDAVTLTAPRAHPVRDRGDAEALARLAKVDMAAVDALILDRMQSSVPVIPLLAEHIVSAGGKRLRPLLTIAAARSVTAGRPEADLTAALKLAASVEFIHTATLLHDDVVDGSERRRGKVAAHLIWGSATSVLVGDFLFARAFELMVETDQIRALGILAQASSVIAQGEVLQLTRAHDLNLDQETYLRIISAKTAELFAAAAESGAVGVGADQTTTSALRAYGLNLGLAFQLADDALDYGGSSEALGKNAGDDFREGKVTMPLLLAVARTRGREDAFWDRTINGNQRTDDDFRRARELIVGTGAVSATLDTAGEYADAAKAALKILPNGDWRAALEKLADFAVSRAS, from the coding sequence TTGGATGCCGTCACTTTGACCGCGCCCCGAGCCCATCCCGTCCGGGACCGGGGCGATGCCGAGGCCCTGGCCCGGCTGGCCAAGGTCGATATGGCGGCTGTTGATGCCCTGATCCTGGACCGGATGCAGTCCAGCGTGCCTGTGATCCCGCTGCTGGCCGAGCATATCGTCTCCGCGGGTGGCAAACGCCTGCGGCCCTTGCTGACGATCGCGGCGGCCCGCTCGGTCACGGCGGGCCGTCCCGAAGCCGATCTGACGGCCGCATTGAAGCTGGCGGCCTCCGTCGAGTTCATTCACACCGCCACCCTTCTGCACGATGACGTCGTGGACGGGTCCGAACGCCGTCGCGGCAAGGTCGCGGCCCATCTGATCTGGGGATCGGCCACCAGCGTGCTGGTCGGCGACTTCCTGTTCGCCCGCGCCTTCGAGCTGATGGTCGAGACCGACCAGATTCGCGCCCTCGGCATTCTGGCCCAGGCGTCCAGCGTGATCGCCCAGGGCGAGGTGCTGCAACTGACTCGGGCGCACGACCTGAACCTGGATCAGGAAACCTATCTGCGGATCATTTCGGCCAAGACCGCCGAACTGTTCGCCGCCGCCGCCGAATCCGGTGCCGTCGGCGTTGGCGCGGACCAGACGACCACGTCGGCACTGCGCGCCTATGGGCTCAACCTGGGTCTCGCCTTCCAGCTGGCCGACGACGCGCTCGACTACGGCGGGTCGTCGGAGGCCTTGGGCAAGAACGCGGGTGACGACTTCCGCGAAGGCAAGGTGACCATGCCGCTCCTGCTGGCTGTGGCCCGCACGCGCGGCCGGGAAGACGCCTTCTGGGACCGCACCATCAACGGCAATCAGCGTACCGATGACGATTTCCGCCGCGCGCGCGAACTGATCGTGGGTACGGGTGCGGTGTCGGCCACGCTGGATACCGCCGGCGAATACGCCGACGCCGCCAAGGCTGCGCTGAAGATCCTCCCGAACGGGGATTGGCGCGCGGCGCTGGAAAAGCTCGCCGACTTCGCCGTCAGCCGGGCCAGCTGA